Proteins from one Megalopta genalis isolate 19385.01 chromosome 1, iyMegGena1_principal, whole genome shotgun sequence genomic window:
- the RpL9 gene encoding ribosomal protein L9, with the protein MKQIVTSQTVKIPKDLTVTVKSRLVTVKGPRGVLKRSFKHLALDIRMISQRLLKVEKWFGTKKELAAVRTVCSHIENMLKGVTKGYQYKMRAVYAHFPINCVTTENNTVIEIRNFLGEKYIRRVKMASGVTVTNSAKQKDELIIEGNSLEDVSRSAALIQQSTTVKNKDIRKFLDGLYVSEKTTVVQEE; encoded by the exons ATGAAGCAAATTGTAACAAGTCAAACCGTGAAAATACCTAAGGACTTGACCGTAACGGTCAAGTCCCGTTTGGTAACTGTCAAAGGACCGAGGGGTGTTCTTAAACGTTCTTTCAAGCATCTTGCACTCGACATTCGT ATGATTAGTCAAAGGCTACTGAAAGTAGAAAAATGGTTCGGCACGAAGAAAGAATTAGCTGCTGTGCGTACCGTCTGTTCACACATAGAAAATATGCTTAAAGGTGTAACTAAGGGCTATCAATACAAAATGCGAGCTGTATATGCTCACTTCCCCATCAATTGTGTTACCACCGAAAATAACACGGTCATTGAAATCCGTAATTTCTTGGGGGAAAAATACATTCGTCGTGTGAAGATGGCATCAGGCGTGACCGTTACAAATTCAGCTAAACAAAAGGACGAACTAATTATTGAAGGAAATTCGTTAGAAGACGTTTCCCGTTCTG CTGCCTTAATACAGCAGTCTACAACTGTAAAGAACAAGGACATTAGGAAGTTCTTAGACGGTCTCTatgtatctgaaaaaacaacAGTTGTACAAgaagaataa